Below is a window of Pseudomonadota bacterium DNA.
TCATGCAGGGGAAAAATCTTTTCCCGGACAAGGCCATCTTCAAGTTTGAAGTTCCCCGTCCGGACGGCCAAAACCGAACCGTCTTACTGTCAGAGCTGCAGGAAACCCTGTGCCAGGCTCAACACTGCGGCGCCGAAGAACTGGTTCTGACCCCCTGCAATTACCCGGAAGAAGCCGCCTGTCTGCTCCTCCTCGAAAACAAATTAAAGTAACCTCCAACAAGCCAGCGCAAAGAGGGACTGAAAACGTTGCTCGATGCACCCCAGACGGAACCGCATCCTGAGCGCAAAGGGTTTCGGCCCTTGAGACACAAACTTGACCCTCGCGCCGCCGCTAACAATAGCGCCGAAGAATTTCCTGAATAATCGCCGTGGTTGAATAGGTCTCCATGAAAGGCAGGGAGAGCACCCGGCCGCCATTTTCTCTGACCAGATCCGCGCCGACAATCGCAGAAGGCTCCCAGTCACCACCCTTAACCAGAATTTCCGGCCGCAGAATTTTAATCAACGCATAAGGATCGTCCTCGGAGAAGATAGTGACAAAATCAACCGCGGCCAGGGCGGCCAGCAGTTGAGCACGGGAGGCTTCCGGCATGATCGGCCGCCGCTCGCCTTTCAGACGACGAATCGAGGCATCGGAATTCAGGCCAACCACCAAAAGATCGCCCAGCTCTCGCGCCGCGGCCAGATAACCTACATGACCGGGATGAAGGATATCAAAACAACCATTGGTGAACACAACCTGCCTTGAATTTTGACGCTCCGTCGCCAAGATTCGGGAAAGCTTATCAAGCGACATGATTTTAGCCGAGTACATACGTAAATTCCTTCGGGCGCGGGGCCGTACATTAAGGGTCCAGTCCCGGATTTTGATCCAAAAGGAAGTTTTCCGGGATAATCATGACCGGCGAGCCCGACTCTTAATCAGACCAGGGAGCCCGACGGACGTTGAGGATGAGCGCTTGACAAACGTTACAACAAACAATACATTGTCCGGAAGTCTTTATACAAGATACGGCTTCTGAGTTCAGACCGAAGTGCGCCATTTTAAAGGCAAACATTATTATGCTGACGACGTTGCAAGATCGTTTACCGGTAACGAAACCATCCCTTGTCAAATCATTGCAACTTCTTTGAAAAGGCCTGCCGGCACAACCGAGCAACAACTTAAAGGACCGTCAGGTCATTTCCAAGCCGCTTTTTTATGAGAAGACTTTTCGATGCGAAACAATAAAAAGCTGATCCTGATCGTCGATGACGAAGAAGATATCCGCAAGATTCTGGCTGAAACGCTGGAAAATCTCGGTTTTGCCTACCTCAAGGCCTGCGACGGTGACGAAGCCATCGCCCTGCTTGACATCTATCACGCGGAAATCGATGCCGCCATTTGCGATCTCAAAATGCCCAAGATTTCAGGAGACCAGGTAATTTCGCACGTCGCCCGAAATTATCCATTGATTCCGGTTATCATCCTGACCGGATTCGCCCAGCTCGACATGGCTCTCGACCATATGCGGCTTGGAGCTTTTGACTATATGACCAAACCTTTCCGGGTCAAGGAACTGCTCCTGCTCCTCAACCGCGCCCTGGAATTTAGGGCCCTGCAGGAAGAAAAAAT
It encodes the following:
- the rfaE2 gene encoding D-glycero-beta-D-manno-heptose 1-phosphate adenylyltransferase, with protein sequence MYSAKIMSLDKLSRILATERQNSRQVVFTNGCFDILHPGHVGYLAAARELGDLLVVGLNSDASIRRLKGERRPIMPEASRAQLLAALAAVDFVTIFSEDDPYALIKILRPEILVKGGDWEPSAIVGADLVRENGGRVLSLPFMETYSTTAIIQEILRRYC